The following nucleotide sequence is from Paenibacillus odorifer.
AATGTGAATTTTCAACAGCTTATTGTGACCACACCGAATGCTGATTTCAATCGTTATTATGAGCTGGAAGGATTCCGGCATGAGGATCACAAGTGGGAAATGGGACAGCAAGCGTTCGGGCAATGGGTTTTGGATACGATTCAAGGTTTAGCAGTCGAGGTCGAATATTTGATGGTTGGTGACCGGGTTGGCGAGATCCGTACGACGCAATGCGCTATTGTGCGAAGAAAGGAGGAATAGACAGTGGAAATTCAAACACGTGTACATACCATATTTCTGCTTGTAGGAGCAACGGAATGTGGGAAATCGACCTTTGCTAAAGAAGTTCTGATCCCGCAGTTAAAACTAGAGGATGCTTCTAAAGGGTTACGTACGAATGTGCAGTACTTATCCTCGGATAGTATCCGTCAGGAGATATTGGGCTATGACTATGATAAGTATGATCAGGTTATGCTGGAGGCGAGTTCGCATACCTTTCAATTATTGTTTGAGAGATTGAAGTTAGTCACTTCTTTTCCGATTAATGCGGAGTTTGTGGTGATGGATACCATTGGGCTATCCGAAGATTATCGTAGTAAAGTCCGTGAGATCGCCGGGCAAAATAATTACAATCTGGAGGTTATTCTGTTTGATTACCGCAAACGGGAGGATTACTACGCCTCAGAGCGCTCGAAGAAGCTGATCTCCAATCATTTAAACCGGCTCAGAAAAGAAGTCTTGCCTGTTCTGTCACGGGAAGGTTACAACAAGATTCATAAAGTGCGTGCTAAAGATTTTATTCTCGAGGGTGAAGGGATACCTAATCCGGACTACCGGGTGATTATACAGGATTGGGATACTTACGCATCTACGGTACTTCTACAAGCACAAGAGTATATTGTGGTTGGGGATGTTCATGAGTGCGTCGAAGAGCTTCAGGGACTATTACGTAATTACGGCTACCGGGAGCACGAAGGTAAGTTAAGTGCAACAGATAAGCTCAGTAACACACGAGTCATTCTTGCTGGTGACTGGATTGATAAGGGTAAAAAGACGCGGGAGACGATTGAGTTCTTATTTGATAACCGCGAGCATTTCCTATTTGTTATGGGCAATCACGAGAACTTTGTATACAAGTACGTAAAGGGGGAGATTCAAGGAACCGATCCGGAACTGCTAAGAACGTACTTTGATTCCACCCAAGTGCTTAAGGAGGATACCGCGCTTTTTAGTAAATTTTCGGATTTAGTGGAGCAATCCCAGCCCTTTTACCGCTATATCGGTATGCAAGGTCCTTCTTTTTATGTTACCCATGCTCCTTGCCGTAATAAGTACATTGGTAAGCTGGATACGAATTCACTACGCCATCAGCGTAACTTTCGGCTGGATCGTGAGGTTTCCTTTGAGGAACAGCTTGATTTCCTAAAGCAAGAGGCTGTGAGTAATCACCCCTTTCATCTCTTCGGACATATTGCAGCCAAGCAGACTTTTCGGATCAAAAACAAACTCCACCTTGACACAGGGAGTGCGCAGGGTAATGAACTAACTTCTGTTCGCATGTCGTTTAAACCTTTCTATAAAAGTCAAAAATCGCATGTGACTACGGTGCACGAAGAGCTACCTATCCTGTTCCGGGAAAAGCAAACCGTATCCTTGCTGGAGCTTGATTACGAGTCTGTGCGCAGACTGCAGTATTCCTCGCAGAACCGGGTCAACTTCATCTCCGGGACGATGTCACCTGCGGATAAGGATGTGGCTGCCGGTGAGCTTGAGTCTCTGCGAAAAGGGTTGGATTATTTTGCCGAACGTCGTATTTCAGAAGTCGTTCTGCAGCCTAAATATATGGGATCACGCTGTAGTTTGTACCTTTATCGGAACTTAGAGCAGTGTTATGCAATTAGCCGGAACGGCTATAAGGTTCAGGCGGTCGATCTGACGCCTATCTACGAACAGCTGCTTCATAAATTCGGAACCTATATGGCTGAGCAGGGGATCCGTGTGCTTTTACTGGATGGCGAGTTGCTGCCTTGGAAAGCGCTTGGGGATGGGTTAATTGAGCGTCAGTTCCGGCCAATTGGCAAAGCGCTGGAGACAGAGCTGGATTTCTTAAGACAATATGGATTTGAGGAGTCACTGGGTAAACTGATACAGGATTTTGAAGTAAGCGGGTTTGAACAAGACCAGCACCATATGTCGAAAGAGACGCTTAACAATAACTATGGGTCTCATGTTTACCAGACTTTTAAGCATGTCCGTGACATAAGAGAATCGTATGTAGATCTTGACCAGCGTGACGAAGCCTACCGAGTATACAAGCAGCAACTGGAGCTGTATGCGGGTGATGCGGAATTAGCATACAAACCTTTTGCAATCCTGAAGGAAGTGCTGGAGAATGGCGCTGAACGGTTACCTGACGGCAAAACCTCCGAACTATACAGTTTTTTAAATGATGATGAATTTCTGGTTCTGGACTTGAAAGAGCCTGATGCTTACATCAGAGCAGAGGAGTATTTCGCAAAGATAACGGTAGAGAAACATATGGAGGGAATTGTAATCAAACCGGAGCAAGAACAGCAGGGGGTAGTCCCATACATGAAGGTCCGCAATCCGGGCTACCTGTCGATCATCTACGGGTACGACTACAAGTTTCCACATAAGTATGCCAAGCTGATGAAGCAGAAGAATATCGCTCCTAAGCTTCGTACGTCCTTAATCGAACACCGACTGGGCAGACAAATGCTAGAAGTGAAGCTGGATGAGATCTCGTCTGACAACGAGGACTACAAGCAAATTGCAGCAAACTTGTTATTCGAGGTAACGAAAGAGAAAGAGATCGACCCGAGGTTGTAGAGGATTGTTACAGGCGAAGAAACTTGGTTTGCCAATTATGAGAATGAGTTCAGGCTGTCGGGAAGGTCACGGCAGTCTTTTTTTCGTTCGGGGAGGAAGCGGAAACAGCTATCTTGCAACAAACAGACAAATTAATGCAAGAAAACGTAAGATAGTGGTCATAGGCCTTTTTTGATAATAATATGAAACCTGAGAGGAGGCAGCACAACTTGGAAATCATTTTTGAAGAGGACATAGAAATGGACCGGGGTACTACGAAAGTAACAACCCACCCGGCTGAAAAGGAACATTGGGCAAATATCGAAGTAGCCATTCAAACATCGGAGAAACGGATCATGGTCATCAACGCCAAAAATGATCGCAATGTCTCGATTGTATCCAGCTCAATCGCGGTCATAGAGCCGGAAGGCCGTATGTGCAGTGTACGTGTAATTACGGGAGAAATGTTTCTTCTTAATACACGATTGAAATTTGTTGAAGAAGTTCTGAATTCACCTCAGTTTATAAAAATTAATAATCAGACCATAATCAACACCAGCTACATAAAAGAGTTCTCAGCAACGGATAATGCGAGAATAAAAGTGATTCTGACGAATGGTTCTTGTTATTTTGTCAGCCGCTATTATATTAAAAATTTCAGGAGGAACTATCATGGTTAATCAATTAAAAAATTCATTTTTTCAGGTGTTTACTTTAACTTCTTTATGGATAACGCTACTGTTAACTGTGTTTTTCAAGGATCAATCTATTGATATGTTATATCTATGGCGTATTGCAGGTATCGCCATTATTTCCGCGGGGATATTCGGAGTGATGTACAATGTGTTGTGGAACTATTTCACGTTAAGACCGCTTTGGAATATTCTGATTTCTTCGACCTTCAGTATATTTGGCGGAATGGGAATGGTGTGGTTATTCTCAAAAGAAATGTTCAACTTCATAAGCCCCTGGTTGCCTGGAATGTTGTTGTTATCGGTTATACTGCACACTATAGCTTTCTATTTCTACGCCAGAATTAATAGCAGGAAACAAGCTGAGGAGTTAAATAAAATTTTGAAATAACCTCGTTCTAATTGTAAAAACAGGAGGACGCACCTTATCGGTCCGTCCTCCTATCTATTCCTCATAAATACGCTTTAACCCATAATAACGAGCACGTTGTTTTCTGGCGCCATTTTGGCGACGGGGATCAGGTTGCCTTGAATTTCTTCACCGTTAATAACGATATGGGTAACCCCTTTTTGTACACCTTTCTTGTTCTCCACCTGGATGTTCAGCTTCTTCCCACGGAATTCCCGGACCATGGAAAAGTCTGTCCAGTCGGAAGGAACACACGGGTTGAGGCGAAGGCCATCAAATTGCGGTTGAACCCCCATAATACCTTCCACCAAGGAGACCATTACGGTTGAAGCGGTGCCGGTCAGCCAGTGGACATGGGCCCGGCCTTGATATGGGCTGTCCTTGGACTCGACAAACTGGCCATGTACATAAGGCTCGAGTTTGCGGATTTCGGCCTTATCGTTCATGCTGGCCGGACTGCAATTCAGGAAGTATTCGAACGCGCGCCCACCGTTGCCAATCATGGTTTCCGCCAGAATGAGCCATCCCTGCGGCTGGCTGAAGATGCCGCCGTTTTCCTTAGTTGAGGCGTTGAAAAGAGCCATCAACGCTACTGGCAAACCGTATTCACGGAACGGTGGGTAGAATAACATAGTGCCGTAATCGGTCCGCAGATTCTCATACACTTTGTCCATGGAGAGCTTCGCCTGATCCGGGCGGGCTGCACCGCTTAATACGGCCCAGCTTTGCGGATTAAGCCAAATTTTGGCCTCATCATTCTCCCAGGAGCCGATGGTATAGTTGTCTTCTGTAAATCCGCGGACGAATTGATCGTTCTCCCAAGCGTGCTTTTGAATGTTATCGTCCAGCTCATCAAGCAGGCCCTGCGCCCATTGAATGTCTTCAGGCTTGTTCTTATTTTGTGCAATTTCCATGAACACCTTGAATGCCATATACAGCTGGAATGCGACGAACAACGACTCGCCCTTCGCTCCAAGCCGTAGACAATCGTTCCAGTCGGCATGAAGCCCAACCGGCATGCCGTGTGCGCCCATACGATCCAGACTGAACTGAAGCGCCTGGCGCAAATGCTCGTACACAGTGCCCTCACCTTTATCCGAATAAGGGATTATTTCATCTGTAAAATCCCAGTTGCCACTTTCATTCAAGTATTTAATGACGGTTGGGAACAGCCATAAAGCGTCATCGGCCCGATAATGGGGATGACCAGTTTCCCGTACATATTCCGGATCATCCGGTGTGCCCTCATGCCCAGGATTGTGGTCAAATTTCACCAACGGAAGTCCACCGCCGTTGGAAACCTGGGCGGATATCATCAGTCTAAGACGTTCAAGGGCCATCTCATGATCCAGATGAATGATGCCTTGAATATCCTGCACCGTATCCCGATAGCCCAGTCCATTACGAAGACCGGAGTATTGGAAAGAGGCTGCTCGTGACCAGATGAAAGTGATAAAGCATTGATATGCATTCCAAGTGTTGATCATGTTGTTCAGGTTATCGCTTGGTGTCTGGACCTGGAAGCGGTTAAGCTTGCTGTGCCAGAATGCTTTTAACTCTTCGAGTTCTTTATCTACCACGGACAAGTCTTTATAATGGCTGAGAATCTCGGAAGCGCCTTTCTCATCATACTGTCCCAGTAGAAATGCGATTTCTTTCTCTTCTCCCGGCTGCAAATCTACGTTAATCTGCAGGGCACCGCAGGAGTTAGTATTGTAGTTTAATGAATTGGAGCATTGGCCGTTCTCCACAGAGGCTGGATTGCCATAACTGCGGTAATCGCCTAGGAACGTATCCCGGTCACCGTCATAAGCGGTAACTTCTGCACCTGCAGCGCCGAAGAATCTCCAGGTCTGTTCTTCGGGGGTGTTTTCATTGATGACTTGAAGGATCATATTATTTTTATAGTAGGTCCGTGAAATAAACAAAGTGTACTGAAGGTTGACGGTATCCTGCTCGTAGTTGTTATTGTTGGTTAATTCAACAAATCCGAAGAGAGCCAGCTTGCGTGCTTTGGAGTCATCATTGCGCACCTTCATGCGCCACACCTCGTAGGTTTTGTTCAGTGGCACATAATATAATGATTCTGTATGGATGTTATCGTAATCCGAGACGAGGTTCGTGTATCCGGTTCCATGATGGCATACGGACTTATATTGCTCCAGATCTTTACCCACAGGCTGCCAGGAGCCGGACCAATAATCCCCGTTCTCCAAATCTCTCACGTAAATATAGCGTCCGGGCTCGTCCTTAGAGTTGAAGTGGTAACGGATATGCCGCCCATTTGCGCCAGATTTTACAAAGCTATAACCGCCTGCGTTACCTGAGATGATCGCGCCATATTCCGGCGAGCCGAGGTAATTCGCCCAAGGGGCAGGCGTATTCGGCTTGGTAATGAGGTATTCCTTGTTTTTTTCATCAAAACAACCATATTGCATAACCATTCCTCCTATTAAGTGGTTAATGGGTCAATCTATAAACGCGCGTTCACAAAGGGGTGAAATATCCATGTGTAATTTTATTATAAGATACTTTTAGTAAATCGATAACCCTATATTTTAGCGAAAAAACGAACAAAAATGCTAACTTTTTTGGTAGGTGTAAAGCGAAAGACACCTTGAAAGGTGTCTTTTTTTATTTTTGCGGCATGTCTACTCCACTAAAACACCATTAACAAACGTCATAGTTTTATCTTTGAATTCAAGAATAAACTTGTTTGGAAAATCCAGATCGGTATGAATCTCCGTCCCCAACATAACTTTTTTTCCTACATCATCAAAGGGATTATGAAGTAAACCTCTAGGCGTATACCTAGTTTCAGAACCGATTACATTATTATTCTCATCGCGGATAAATTTAGTTTTTCCTGAGAACACGAGGTCCTTGCCATTTTCCAAAGTTAGATGAACCTCCAAACGATCCTTTGTCTTCTGATAATCTATGACTACATCTTTAGAGGATACAGGGA
It contains:
- a CDS encoding metallophosphoesterase, which gives rise to MEIQTRVHTIFLLVGATECGKSTFAKEVLIPQLKLEDASKGLRTNVQYLSSDSIRQEILGYDYDKYDQVMLEASSHTFQLLFERLKLVTSFPINAEFVVMDTIGLSEDYRSKVREIAGQNNYNLEVILFDYRKREDYYASERSKKLISNHLNRLRKEVLPVLSREGYNKIHKVRAKDFILEGEGIPNPDYRVIIQDWDTYASTVLLQAQEYIVVGDVHECVEELQGLLRNYGYREHEGKLSATDKLSNTRVILAGDWIDKGKKTRETIEFLFDNREHFLFVMGNHENFVYKYVKGEIQGTDPELLRTYFDSTQVLKEDTALFSKFSDLVEQSQPFYRYIGMQGPSFYVTHAPCRNKYIGKLDTNSLRHQRNFRLDREVSFEEQLDFLKQEAVSNHPFHLFGHIAAKQTFRIKNKLHLDTGSAQGNELTSVRMSFKPFYKSQKSHVTTVHEELPILFREKQTVSLLELDYESVRRLQYSSQNRVNFISGTMSPADKDVAAGELESLRKGLDYFAERRISEVVLQPKYMGSRCSLYLYRNLEQCYAISRNGYKVQAVDLTPIYEQLLHKFGTYMAEQGIRVLLLDGELLPWKALGDGLIERQFRPIGKALETELDFLRQYGFEESLGKLIQDFEVSGFEQDQHHMSKETLNNNYGSHVYQTFKHVRDIRESYVDLDQRDEAYRVYKQQLELYAGDAELAYKPFAILKEVLENGAERLPDGKTSELYSFLNDDEFLVLDLKEPDAYIRAEEYFAKITVEKHMEGIVIKPEQEQQGVVPYMKVRNPGYLSIIYGYDYKFPHKYAKLMKQKNIAPKLRTSLIEHRLGRQMLEVKLDEISSDNEDYKQIAANLLFEVTKEKEIDPRL
- a CDS encoding LytTR family DNA-binding domain-containing protein, which encodes MEIIFEEDIEMDRGTTKVTTHPAEKEHWANIEVAIQTSEKRIMVINAKNDRNVSIVSSSIAVIEPEGRMCSVRVITGEMFLLNTRLKFVEEVLNSPQFIKINNQTIINTSYIKEFSATDNARIKVILTNGSCYFVSRYYIKNFRRNYHG
- a CDS encoding GH36-type glycosyl hydrolase domain-containing protein encodes the protein MQYGCFDEKNKEYLITKPNTPAPWANYLGSPEYGAIISGNAGGYSFVKSGANGRHIRYHFNSKDEPGRYIYVRDLENGDYWSGSWQPVGKDLEQYKSVCHHGTGYTNLVSDYDNIHTESLYYVPLNKTYEVWRMKVRNDDSKARKLALFGFVELTNNNNYEQDTVNLQYTLFISRTYYKNNMILQVINENTPEEQTWRFFGAAGAEVTAYDGDRDTFLGDYRSYGNPASVENGQCSNSLNYNTNSCGALQINVDLQPGEEKEIAFLLGQYDEKGASEILSHYKDLSVVDKELEELKAFWHSKLNRFQVQTPSDNLNNMINTWNAYQCFITFIWSRAASFQYSGLRNGLGYRDTVQDIQGIIHLDHEMALERLRLMISAQVSNGGGLPLVKFDHNPGHEGTPDDPEYVRETGHPHYRADDALWLFPTVIKYLNESGNWDFTDEIIPYSDKGEGTVYEHLRQALQFSLDRMGAHGMPVGLHADWNDCLRLGAKGESLFVAFQLYMAFKVFMEIAQNKNKPEDIQWAQGLLDELDDNIQKHAWENDQFVRGFTEDNYTIGSWENDEAKIWLNPQSWAVLSGAARPDQAKLSMDKVYENLRTDYGTMLFYPPFREYGLPVALMALFNASTKENGGIFSQPQGWLILAETMIGNGGRAFEYFLNCSPASMNDKAEIRKLEPYVHGQFVESKDSPYQGRAHVHWLTGTASTVMVSLVEGIMGVQPQFDGLRLNPCVPSDWTDFSMVREFRGKKLNIQVENKKGVQKGVTHIVINGEEIQGNLIPVAKMAPENNVLVIMG
- a CDS encoding zf-HC2 domain-containing protein, producing MKCEIIQDLLPSYIEKLTSVHSNEEIEKHLKSCESCLQSYNEMTATANLSVPIIDKEEVNKLNYFKKVKKKNIKTLIFSVLSVLILATALIGFFVIGFPVSSKDVVIDYQKTKDRLEVHLTLENGKDLVFSGKTKFIRDENNNVIGSETRYTPRGLLHNPFDDVGKKVMLGTEIHTDLDFPNKFILEFKDKTMTFVNGVLVE